The proteins below come from a single Rhodohalobacter sp. SW132 genomic window:
- a CDS encoding energy transducer TonB → MKRFIKIAFTAVLIIAFGLNTVNAGAVENDVNDEVYTVVDEMPEIIGGNQALYSKITYPRAAVRSGVEGRVFIQFIVDKEGNVQEPKVLRDIGAGCGDAAVEAVKDVKFKPGRLNGEVVNVQFSMPVTFRLENN, encoded by the coding sequence ATGAAACGATTCATTAAAATTGCCTTTACGGCAGTTCTGATCATTGCTTTCGGACTGAATACAGTAAATGCCGGTGCAGTAGAAAATGATGTGAATGATGAAGTGTATACCGTTGTGGATGAAATGCCTGAAATTATCGGCGGAAACCAGGCACTTTACAGTAAAATTACATATCCGCGAGCAGCAGTTCGAAGTGGTGTGGAAGGGCGTGTTTTTATCCAGTTTATTGTGGATAAAGAAGGAAATGTGCAGGAGCCGAAAGTGCTCAGAGATATTGGTGCGGGATGCGGTGACGCCGCTGTTGAAGCCGTGAAAGATGTGAAGTTTAAACCAGGTCGATTGAACGGTGAAGTCGTAAATGTTCAGTTTTCAATGCCTGTAACTTTCAGGCTCGAAAACAACTGA
- a CDS encoding methyl-accepting chemotaxis protein, giving the protein MDFLKEFFNSEAQSSGAANSKWTIGKRIMLLGLGGAAITLVIGLIAVVSLFMIDRNADALVEVHLPELNIATSLDTEIREIGIHILNYSQTFDTQHWDVASERFSNVDTEIARAQQLLENHHLPELERRINDIETSSNEYRTSATEFYDASRELVNYRNQSDESSVDFQESMQEYLASTNVNSGQVMDLANGVAGAMSALWRAEALNDVQALQGIQAIYNQYRDDLGDLYDGTTNPELQMYLGIALASLNDNVNNVRQMIAARNRVNEQEAIRARAYEEILGHTSTLAQIARDESIAQGEQTQTAVTSFIFILSIGVLIAVAGAIIFGLTMSRSINSVMNDIIDRLSAGAEQVNASSNQLSGSSQELAESASEQAASLQQTTSSLEEIASQTKQTAENASEADRAMKETSPRVASGVEAMERMNRAMQEIKESSLETSKIIKTIDDIAFQTNLLALNAAVEAARAGEAGKGFAVVAEEVRNLAQRSAEAAQNTSDLIESSQATSDRGTNVAAEVSENLKKIEESVTSVGTLVDEIAAAANEQRTGITEMSTVMHEMDKTVQGNASNSEETASSAEELSSQAMELTNVVASLKALVGGSNGNRNNRSILKKPSVKNIPFKMSPQNGGNNSAKRRFGNGNGSGKINDRNGNGPHRSGPENGNGKPGKKPTEAHQLIPLDDDDFSGF; this is encoded by the coding sequence ATGGACTTTTTAAAGGAATTCTTTAATTCGGAAGCACAATCATCAGGTGCCGCGAATTCTAAATGGACCATTGGAAAACGGATCATGCTTTTGGGGCTTGGCGGGGCTGCAATCACCTTAGTAATTGGTTTAATTGCTGTTGTATCTCTGTTTATGATCGATCGAAATGCGGATGCGCTGGTTGAAGTACATCTTCCGGAACTTAATATAGCTACAAGTTTAGATACCGAAATTCGTGAAATCGGAATTCATATCCTCAATTATTCTCAAACTTTTGATACGCAGCACTGGGATGTTGCATCTGAACGGTTTTCAAATGTTGACACGGAAATCGCACGTGCGCAACAGCTATTAGAGAATCACCATTTGCCTGAACTCGAACGACGGATTAATGATATTGAAACGTCGAGCAACGAGTACAGAACTTCCGCAACAGAATTTTATGATGCCAGCCGTGAGCTTGTGAATTATCGCAATCAGTCGGATGAGTCGAGCGTGGATTTTCAGGAGAGTATGCAGGAATACCTGGCTTCAACGAATGTGAATTCTGGTCAGGTTATGGACCTGGCAAACGGAGTAGCCGGTGCGATGTCTGCACTATGGCGTGCTGAGGCATTAAATGATGTTCAGGCTCTTCAGGGTATTCAGGCCATTTATAATCAATACAGAGATGATCTCGGTGATTTGTATGATGGGACCACAAACCCGGAATTACAGATGTATCTCGGAATTGCCCTTGCATCACTGAATGACAATGTGAACAATGTCCGTCAAATGATTGCTGCCAGGAATCGGGTGAATGAACAGGAAGCCATTCGCGCACGTGCGTACGAGGAAATTTTAGGGCATACGTCCACACTTGCACAGATTGCCCGTGATGAATCGATTGCGCAAGGTGAACAAACACAGACAGCCGTTACCAGCTTTATTTTCATATTAAGTATTGGTGTGTTGATTGCCGTAGCAGGTGCAATCATTTTCGGCCTTACCATGAGCCGCTCCATCAACAGTGTAATGAATGATATCATCGACAGGTTATCAGCTGGAGCGGAGCAGGTAAACGCATCATCGAATCAACTTTCCGGTTCAAGCCAGGAGCTTGCCGAAAGTGCCAGCGAGCAGGCGGCAAGTCTGCAGCAGACAACCTCATCACTTGAGGAGATCGCTTCTCAAACCAAACAGACGGCTGAAAATGCCAGTGAAGCCGATCGTGCGATGAAGGAGACCAGTCCGCGAGTAGCAAGTGGTGTAGAAGCGATGGAGCGTATGAACCGGGCGATGCAGGAGATTAAAGAGTCTTCACTTGAAACATCAAAAATCATCAAAACCATTGATGATATCGCCTTTCAAACCAATCTTCTTGCTCTTAACGCAGCGGTTGAAGCGGCTCGTGCAGGTGAAGCCGGAAAAGGGTTTGCTGTGGTGGCCGAAGAGGTACGGAACCTGGCTCAGCGAAGTGCTGAGGCTGCCCAAAACACATCTGATCTAATCGAAAGTTCACAGGCTACATCAGACCGCGGCACGAATGTGGCGGCTGAAGTATCTGAAAACCTGAAGAAAATTGAAGAGAGTGTAACCAGTGTGGGCACACTTGTGGATGAAATTGCTGCGGCTGCAAATGAACAGCGTACCGGAATTACGGAGATGAGCACGGTTATGCACGAGATGGATAAAACCGTGCAGGGCAACGCATCAAACTCCGAAGAGACCGCAAGTTCTGCGGAAGAGTTGTCCTCACAGGCGATGGAGCTAACCAATGTTGTGGCGAGTCTGAAAGCCCTGGTTGGCGGAAGTAATGGAAATAGAAATAACAGATCCATCCTGAAAAAACCTTCGGTAAAGAACATTCCATTTAAAATGTCACCTCAAAATGGCGGAAATAACTCCGCAAAAAGAAGATTTGGCAACGGGAATGGCTCTGGAAAAATAAATGACCGAAATGGTAACGGACCTCATCGAAGCGGACCCGAAAACGGAAATGGGAAACCAGGTAAAAAACCAACAGAAGCACATCAGCTGATTCCACTTGATGATGATGACTTCAGCGGTTTTTAA
- a CDS encoding chemotaxis protein CheW: MEQTIEKESVAEEKVIRVEGGKFLSFFLGKEEYAIEILKVQEIIGLMAITPVPRMPAYIKGVLNLRGKIVPVMDLRTRFGLNEIEHTEETCIIVVQENQYLMGVIVDKVSEVADIDGEQIEEVPTLGSGRQSEYLSGIGKVKESVKMIVDVEKVLFDVPDEVLENNGSAAPAGPVA, translated from the coding sequence ATGGAACAGACAATCGAAAAGGAATCAGTAGCGGAAGAGAAAGTCATTCGTGTTGAAGGCGGAAAGTTTCTCAGTTTTTTTCTCGGAAAAGAAGAATATGCTATTGAAATATTAAAAGTACAGGAAATTATCGGGCTGATGGCGATCACCCCGGTACCCCGAATGCCGGCATACATAAAGGGAGTGCTAAATCTGCGCGGAAAAATTGTTCCGGTTATGGATTTGAGAACTCGTTTCGGGTTGAATGAAATTGAGCATACCGAAGAGACGTGCATCATCGTGGTACAGGAAAACCAGTACCTGATGGGTGTGATTGTCGATAAAGTATCGGAAGTGGCGGACATTGACGGCGAACAGATTGAAGAAGTGCCAACTCTCGGTTCGGGCCGCCAAAGCGAATATCTGTCGGGTATCGGAAAAGTGAAAGAGTCGGTGAAAATGATTGTGGACGTAGAAAAAGTTCTCTTTGATGTACCGGATGAGGTACTGGAGAATAACGGATCTGCGGCTCCGGCCGGCCCAGTTGCATAA
- a CDS encoding methyl-accepting chemotaxis protein, with amino-acid sequence MTNLNFLNREGIGNSKKEKTIGARLTGAFSVMTAITIILGGIAVYVTYSSNQAMEEVGLVRLPSVQSLSEMNYALRAIDGQEKMLLSREVSGDDRNNVYRTIESYWSEFDEARAIFEELPQTDQAAIEYREFLESFRDWRQEHERYIGMSREFDRLPTEEQRDVVLANMTQHQFQVSIPANYILSNELEDLVELNEIIGTAEVEKAATMGAIFRNLSLGGLVLGAGLAFLMGYRITRSINRSLGEIISGLASGSSQVDSASRQLSEASQEMAEGASEQAAGLQQTTSSLEEMSAQTKQSAQNAATAERSMKETQPMVEEGVKAMRRMDETMKEIKEASMETSKIIKTIDDIAFQTNLLALNAAVEAARAGEAGKGFAVVAEEVRNLAYKSAQAAKNTSELIERSQDSSNRGISVAQEVSENLEKIASSVGDVNTLVVEISAAAGEQATGIQQINTAMTEMDKVVQNNASNSEESASAAEELSSQASELQYMVGRLVDLVGRQGGSDGQGPKLIKPKTSVPTRFDARKIELSTRTVGPRNGNGHSSGKPKQAASLIPFDEDDDFSGF; translated from the coding sequence ATGACAAACTTAAATTTTCTCAATCGCGAAGGAATCGGGAACTCTAAAAAAGAGAAAACCATCGGGGCAAGGTTAACAGGTGCTTTTTCAGTAATGACAGCCATTACGATCATACTGGGCGGCATTGCGGTCTACGTAACATACAGCAGCAATCAGGCAATGGAAGAGGTTGGATTAGTGCGTTTGCCGAGTGTACAAAGCCTCAGTGAAATGAATTATGCGCTTCGCGCAATTGATGGACAGGAGAAAATGCTTCTGAGCCGCGAGGTAAGTGGTGATGACAGGAATAATGTGTATCGAACCATCGAATCGTACTGGAGTGAATTTGATGAGGCTCGTGCTATATTCGAGGAGCTTCCACAGACAGATCAGGCAGCAATTGAGTACAGAGAATTCCTGGAATCATTTCGTGACTGGCGACAGGAGCATGAACGCTATATCGGGATGTCCCGCGAGTTTGACCGTCTTCCAACAGAAGAGCAGAGAGATGTAGTACTCGCGAATATGACACAGCACCAGTTCCAGGTGAGTATTCCGGCTAATTACATCCTTTCAAATGAGCTTGAAGATCTCGTGGAGCTGAATGAAATTATTGGAACTGCCGAGGTAGAAAAGGCGGCAACAATGGGGGCGATTTTCAGAAATCTGAGTTTGGGTGGATTGGTTCTGGGTGCCGGCCTGGCTTTCCTGATGGGGTATAGAATTACCCGGTCGATCAATCGTTCGCTTGGCGAAATTATTTCCGGACTTGCAAGCGGATCGTCGCAGGTGGATTCCGCTTCTCGTCAGCTTTCTGAAGCGAGCCAGGAGATGGCCGAAGGCGCAAGCGAACAGGCAGCCGGACTGCAACAGACCACATCATCCCTGGAGGAGATGTCAGCCCAGACGAAGCAGAGTGCACAGAATGCCGCAACCGCTGAACGCTCTATGAAAGAGACGCAGCCAATGGTGGAAGAGGGTGTTAAGGCGATGCGGAGAATGGATGAAACCATGAAAGAGATCAAAGAGGCATCGATGGAAACATCAAAAATTATCAAAACTATTGATGATATTGCCTTTCAGACCAACCTTCTGGCGCTGAATGCTGCGGTGGAGGCAGCACGTGCAGGTGAAGCCGGGAAAGGGTTTGCTGTGGTAGCCGAAGAGGTGAGAAACCTGGCTTACAAAAGTGCGCAGGCGGCAAAAAATACATCCGAACTGATCGAGCGATCGCAGGATAGCAGCAACCGCGGGATTTCGGTAGCACAAGAGGTTTCAGAAAACCTCGAAAAAATTGCAAGCAGCGTTGGTGATGTAAATACGCTGGTCGTAGAGATTTCAGCTGCTGCTGGTGAGCAGGCGACCGGAATTCAGCAGATCAACACGGCAATGACGGAAATGGATAAAGTGGTGCAGAATAACGCATCAAATTCAGAGGAGTCGGCCAGTGCAGCGGAAGAGCTCTCTTCCCAGGCGTCGGAACTGCAGTATATGGTAGGCCGCCTTGTTGATCTTGTTGGCCGTCAGGGTGGTTCAGATGGGCAAGGCCCAAAGCTGATCAAGCCAAAAACATCAGTTCCAACACGGTTTGATGCCCGAAAGATTGAACTTTCAACCCGGACAGTCGGTCCGCGGAATGGAAACGGGCACTCATCTGGAAAACCAAAGCAGGCGGCAAGTCTCATTCCGTTTGATGAGGATGACGATTTTAGTGGATTTTGA
- a CDS encoding response regulator, with product MALNILVVDDSSVMRKMIIRTIKMCGLEIADIFEAENGKDGLEQLDQNWIDLLFIDVNMPVMDGLQMLEAVRSKPDTRDLPVLIVSTESNEKRIKIINERQAGFVHKPFTPETLRAKIIETTGMVVGENIEP from the coding sequence ATGGCACTCAATATTCTGGTAGTTGATGACAGTTCAGTAATGCGCAAAATGATTATCCGTACAATTAAAATGTGCGGGTTGGAAATTGCCGATATTTTTGAAGCAGAAAACGGAAAGGATGGACTGGAGCAGCTTGATCAGAACTGGATTGATCTGCTGTTTATAGATGTAAATATGCCGGTAATGGATGGACTTCAGATGCTTGAAGCTGTCCGTTCAAAACCCGATACAAGGGATCTGCCCGTGCTTATTGTTTCAACGGAGAGCAACGAAAAGCGTATCAAAATTATCAATGAACGCCAGGCAGGTTTTGTACACAAGCCTTTCACACCAGAAACCCTGCGGGCAAAAATCATCGAGACTACCGGAATGGTCGTGGGTGAAAATATCGAACCCTGA
- a CDS encoding chemotaxis response regulator protein-glutamate methylesterase, whose translation MIKVLIVDDSALVRKVLTEELGKQPDIEVVGTAIDPYVARDKIVQLKPDVLTLDLEMPRMDGLSFLAKLMKHYPMPVVVVSSLTPKNSENALNALRLGAVDVICKPGSAYSTQNISRSIVKAVRAASVAKFDRHSVVNESNTVETVRKVNPKLVHTTDKMIAIGSSTGGTKALEVVLPQMPANTPGIVIVQHMPPVFTKSFADRLDTICAMKVKEAEDNDLVEPGTVLLAPGNYHMLVVKSGAKYYVKIKQGPPVHHHRPSVDVLFNSVAEAAGVNASGVLLTGMGADGAKGLLAMKEKGAHTIAQDEASSVVYGMPKEAAKLGAASEIIPLQSISDAIIRSIKSKPFRQTAGIAG comes from the coding sequence ATGATTAAGGTACTTATCGTTGACGATTCGGCACTGGTGCGAAAGGTTTTGACGGAAGAGCTGGGTAAACAACCCGACATTGAGGTTGTGGGAACGGCAATCGATCCCTATGTGGCCCGCGATAAAATCGTGCAGCTTAAACCCGATGTGCTCACCCTCGACCTGGAAATGCCCCGCATGGACGGACTTTCCTTTTTAGCAAAATTAATGAAGCACTACCCGATGCCGGTCGTTGTGGTGAGTTCCCTAACGCCTAAAAACAGCGAAAATGCGTTGAATGCTCTGCGTCTGGGAGCTGTAGATGTAATTTGTAAACCGGGATCAGCATATAGTACGCAAAATATATCGCGCAGTATTGTGAAGGCCGTACGTGCGGCATCTGTAGCTAAGTTTGATCGCCATTCAGTAGTGAATGAATCCAACACTGTGGAAACGGTACGTAAGGTGAACCCTAAACTGGTTCATACGACCGATAAAATGATTGCTATAGGATCGTCCACCGGCGGAACCAAAGCACTGGAAGTGGTGCTTCCTCAAATGCCGGCAAATACACCCGGGATTGTGATTGTACAGCATATGCCGCCGGTTTTTACCAAAAGTTTTGCAGATCGGCTGGACACTATCTGTGCAATGAAAGTGAAAGAAGCAGAAGACAACGACCTGGTTGAGCCGGGTACGGTTCTGCTGGCCCCCGGGAATTATCATATGCTCGTGGTAAAAAGCGGCGCAAAATATTACGTGAAAATAAAACAGGGACCGCCCGTTCACCACCACAGACCAAGTGTGGATGTATTGTTTAACTCGGTAGCCGAAGCTGCAGGCGTGAATGCCAGCGGAGTTCTGCTGACCGGAATGGGGGCAGACGGAGCAAAAGGTTTGCTTGCCATGAAAGAGAAAGGAGCACATACCATAGCACAGGATGAAGCATCAAGTGTCGTGTACGGCATGCCGAAAGAGGCGGCTAAATTAGGGGCTGCTTCAGAAATTATTCCGCTGCAAAGTATTTCAGACGCAATCATCAGGAGTATTAAATCCAAACCCTTCAGGCAGACAGCAGGGATTGCAGGTTAA
- a CDS encoding chemotaxis protein CheX, with amino-acid sequence MVALHEDKLRGIAYRTFEITCYMYPLEEWELEDLSDEERELNDNSITALVEFDGAAKGAMSIRVSPELLDAISENMLGMEEGTDELKEGALCEIANIICGNTVPVFAKGDNICYIRSPRIIEDHTNPGQELMSMQNECLQIYLDEGVAELTIYYSTD; translated from the coding sequence ATGGTAGCGCTACACGAAGATAAACTCAGAGGGATTGCCTACAGAACGTTTGAAATTACATGCTATATGTATCCCCTGGAGGAATGGGAACTGGAAGATCTTTCGGATGAAGAACGGGAGCTGAACGACAACAGTATTACCGCTTTGGTAGAGTTTGATGGCGCCGCAAAAGGGGCGATGTCGATCAGGGTTTCTCCCGAGCTGCTGGATGCCATCTCTGAAAATATGCTTGGCATGGAAGAGGGTACCGATGAACTCAAAGAGGGTGCGCTGTGTGAGATCGCAAATATCATCTGCGGAAATACAGTTCCGGTATTCGCTAAAGGAGATAACATCTGCTACATCCGGTCGCCCAGAATTATAGAAGATCATACGAACCCCGGACAAGAATTAATGAGCATGCAAAACGAGTGCCTGCAAATCTATCTTGATGAAGGAGTTGCAGAGTTAACCATCTACTATTCAACAGACTAA
- a CDS encoding response regulator, producing the protein MKRNVLIVEDDPTMRVVLKRTLMESSIELGEVYEAENGKIGLDMLGEYDIDLMLVDIYMPVMDGMEMLDYAAEHPEWRNIPAVVVSTENDEKRIDAILRRGMGFVHKEFTSSLLEDQIMEKLKSE; encoded by the coding sequence ATGAAACGCAATGTACTCATTGTTGAAGATGACCCCACCATGCGGGTCGTGCTGAAACGAACACTTATGGAGAGCAGCATAGAGCTGGGTGAAGTCTATGAGGCGGAAAATGGAAAAATCGGGCTCGATATGCTCGGGGAGTATGATATTGACCTTATGCTGGTGGATATCTATATGCCTGTGATGGATGGAATGGAGATGCTCGATTACGCAGCTGAACATCCCGAATGGCGAAATATTCCGGCAGTGGTTGTCTCCACCGAAAACGATGAAAAACGAATTGATGCTATCCTGAGAAGAGGAATGGGGTTTGTGCATAAAGAGTTTACCTCATCGCTGCTGGAAGATCAGATCATGGAAAAACTGAAATCGGAGTAA
- a CDS encoding response regulator, with amino-acid sequence MKMNVLIVDDCSVMRLMMKRTLKLSDIAVGEIFEAADGEEALRYVDTERIDLILLDLYMPVMDGMEVLDTLRNRSVSKNIPILIVSTESNSSMIEQIEKLGTAFIHKPFTPEKLREEIYKISNDQLTFNASICMN; translated from the coding sequence ATGAAAATGAATGTATTAATAGTTGATGACTGCTCGGTAATGAGACTGATGATGAAGCGAACGCTGAAACTCAGTGATATTGCCGTGGGAGAGATCTTTGAAGCAGCCGACGGAGAAGAGGCCCTGCGTTACGTAGATACAGAAAGAATTGATCTGATTCTCCTCGACCTCTATATGCCTGTAATGGATGGCATGGAAGTTCTGGATACGCTTCGAAATCGTTCTGTATCCAAAAACATCCCCATACTGATTGTATCCACAGAAAGTAACAGCAGTATGATTGAGCAGATTGAAAAGCTGGGCACAGCATTCATTCATAAACCTTTTACACCGGAAAAGCTTCGGGAAGAAATATATAAAATTTCAAACGATCAATTAACCTTCAATGCATCCATTTGCATGAATTGA
- a CDS encoding chemotaxis protein CheD yields the protein MRTVVGVSDVHVSAHPGDEIITYALGSCLGIAVYDPYAGVGGLLHVMLPLAKSDPEKAKMKPAMYVDTGLSLLLDRCYALGASKKNLVISVAGGASMKKNDEDDYFKIGKRNFTTLRKLLWKNGFMIEHQDVGGNKSRTMTLRLSDGLVTINKQPIGSGSTPKVGSTGTGIGCQV from the coding sequence ATGAGAACAGTTGTTGGAGTAAGTGATGTACATGTTTCAGCTCATCCTGGAGATGAGATCATAACCTATGCCCTGGGCAGCTGCCTGGGAATCGCGGTATATGATCCGTACGCCGGAGTTGGCGGGCTGCTGCACGTGATGCTTCCGCTGGCAAAATCTGATCCGGAAAAGGCGAAAATGAAGCCCGCGATGTATGTGGATACAGGACTTTCACTGCTGCTCGACCGGTGTTATGCACTCGGCGCAAGCAAAAAAAATCTTGTGATTTCAGTAGCTGGCGGTGCCAGTATGAAAAAGAATGATGAAGACGATTATTTCAAAATCGGTAAGAGAAATTTCACAACGCTGCGAAAGCTTTTGTGGAAGAACGGGTTTATGATCGAACACCAGGATGTGGGCGGAAATAAATCAAGAACCATGACTCTTCGGTTGTCCGACGGGCTGGTAACGATAAATAAACAACCGATTGGTTCGGGCAGTACCCCAAAAGTTGGGAGTACCGGAACCGGAATCGGGTGTCAGGTTTGA
- a CDS encoding protein-glutamate O-methyltransferase CheR has product MKTNTATEHLTQIPLSKEDFGRVKSLLHNYSGIFLHEGKEALVRARLMKRIRKVGVSSFLEYLDYVENDETGGEFLSLVDVLTTNKTSFFREKQHFDFLNEEVIPSMKGREFKWWSAGCSSGEEPVTMAMTLFEHREFMRDFKVKILATDLSRDVLRFAKDGIYTPEKVKDLPDYYLRKYFQNPPGGESGFQVKEQVQNLITYGRLNLQEKWPLKGPFQVIMCRNVMIYFNRQTQMELVSKFHDLLEPGGYLFLGHSESVSGKNHGFVNIKPAVYQKPGR; this is encoded by the coding sequence ATGAAAACCAATACCGCAACAGAACACCTTACACAAATCCCTCTCTCCAAAGAAGATTTTGGAAGAGTTAAATCACTGCTTCACAACTACAGTGGAATTTTTCTGCATGAAGGGAAAGAAGCTCTGGTTCGGGCGCGGCTGATGAAACGCATCCGGAAGGTAGGTGTGAGCAGTTTTCTGGAATATCTCGATTATGTTGAGAATGATGAGACCGGAGGAGAATTTCTCTCCCTGGTGGATGTGCTTACGACCAATAAAACCAGCTTTTTCCGGGAAAAGCAGCATTTTGATTTTTTGAATGAAGAGGTGATTCCTTCCATGAAAGGGAGGGAATTCAAATGGTGGTCGGCCGGCTGCTCGTCCGGTGAAGAGCCGGTTACAATGGCCATGACATTGTTTGAACACAGGGAATTTATGAGGGATTTTAAAGTGAAAATACTTGCTACGGATCTCTCGCGTGATGTGCTTCGGTTCGCTAAAGACGGCATATATACACCGGAAAAAGTGAAAGATCTGCCGGATTACTATCTGAGGAAATATTTTCAGAATCCACCCGGGGGTGAAAGTGGATTCCAGGTGAAAGAACAGGTTCAGAATTTGATTACATATGGCCGATTGAACCTGCAGGAAAAGTGGCCGCTGAAAGGTCCGTTCCAGGTGATTATGTGCAGAAATGTAATGATCTATTTTAACAGACAAACACAAATGGAGCTTGTTTCAAAATTCCATGATCTGCTCGAGCCGGGCGGATATCTTTTCCTGGGGCACTCAGAAAGTGTATCAGGGAAAAATCACGGATTTGTGAATATAAAGCCTGCTGTGTACCAAAAACCCGGGAGATAA